The following coding sequences lie in one Kryptolebias marmoratus isolate JLee-2015 linkage group LG5, ASM164957v2, whole genome shotgun sequence genomic window:
- the LOC108251216 gene encoding uncharacterized protein LOC108251216 translates to MRGNILCCVLVLALGSHAADLIHEAVNETQHVYLPCPPPVEDKVTWSVERNGAKIDIITYDGDKTEKHIKGNSKIYTVIADQYKSLYIQKAELSDSGKYFCNNKSVNLTVIPSGTKTQTVKEGRNTTLKCSSNVEGSYKTTWRREVAGKSEPIRFPVPVVGKKVILTNVHLSDFGLYFCDGKPAVYLNVTKNMKNPGEATQSTSTTTRVTTKATTTTTEETSSTAAQISATTPGTTDGINTPQAKYLVISLLVKSDVLILLTFIIIFISWNHRSEIRGVDKQCDLYDDIMDVIELQPTNDVQSSV, encoded by the exons ATGAGGGGGAACATCCTCTGCTGCGTGTTGGTGTTGGCTCTGGGTTCTCATGCTGCAG ATTTAATCCATGAAGCTGTTAATGAGACACAGCATGTTTATCtgccctgtcctcctcctgtggAGGATAAAGTGACATGGAGCGTGGAGAGAAATGGAGCCAAAATTGACATCATTACATATGATGgtgacaaaactgaaaaacacattaaaggaAATTCTAAAATTTATACTGTAATAGCAGATCAGTATAAGTCACTGTATATTCAAAAAGCTGAACTCTCAGATTCTGGAAAATACTTCTGTAACAATAAATCTGTGAATCTGACAGTCATCCCATCAG gtACCAAAACTCAGACTGTTAAAGAGGGAAGGAACACAACTTTGAAGTGCTCCTCTAATGTTGAAGGATCATATAAAACAACATGGAGAAGAGAAGTAGCTGGAAAATCTGAGCCAATCCGGTTTCCTGTTCCTGTTGTGGGCAAGAAGGTGATTTTAACAAATGTTCACCTCAGTGACTTTGGACTTTACTTCTGTGATGGAAAACCAGCAGTTTATCTGAAtgtgaccaaaaacatgaagaacCCTGGAGAAG CAACACAGAGTACATCAACAACAACCAGAGTGACAACTAAAGCAACAACGACAACAACTGAAGAAACTTCATCAACTGCAGCACAAATATCTGCTACCACTCCTGGAACGACAGACG gcaTTAACACTCCTCAAGCAAAATACCTAGTTATCAGCCTGCTGGTTAAAAGTGATGTCCTCATCCTCCTGACCTttatcatcatcttcatcagctgGAATCACAGATCAGAAATACGAG GTGTGGACAAACAGTGTGATCTCTATGATGACATAATGGATGTAATAGAACTTCAGCCGACAAAtg ATGTACAGAGTTCAGTGTGA
- the LOC112449953 gene encoding uncharacterized protein LOC112449953, which translates to MLLLMIFCHVWLLTADLISCTENSTGVQAGRFRYVISPVPSSVIRFSVPENHHVCLPCQASDSSDVIWTHQNRKVLVTRQGTFQTNEDKESYLLQTDGGLCLQQLDDSDAGEYHCNQQLVAELQVLSGHDFTVSAGRTLLLPCRGSSRYKQRWFRQQQGQKKEVIFTRVRDGTEKPERGGKRLSYRNDALQIEDLQPEDAGEYLCNSVLQAQLSVLEVTSEKTSVFLSSSTTTESAGMKTDVTEVKKKKKPENALLLLSVFGFGMMTVLMVAACVLLTSMKCIRKRKKYKNAATKQQEDSEQQLWITSRPQIDYEVFESPSQQEEMIHYASLGQQNWRERPSSPPPNQNHNNVVYSSVIITPATKCAVF; encoded by the exons ATGCTCCTTCTTATGATCTTCTGCCACGTTTGGCTCCTTACTGCTGATCTGATCTCctgcacagaaaacagcacag GTGTCCAGGCTGGACGCTTCAGATACGTGATCAGTCCTGTTCCCTCATCAGTGATCCGGTTCTCGGTCCCAGAGAATCACCACGTCTGTCTGCCGTGTCAGGCCTCCGACAGCTCAGATGtgatctggactcatcagaacAGGAAGGTTCTGGTGACCCGGCAGGGGACCTTCCAGACCAACGAGGACAAAGAGAGTTACCTTCTCCAGACTGACGGGGGTCTCTGTCTTCAGCAGCTGGATGATTCTGATGCTGGAGAGTATCACTGTAACCAGCAGCTGGTGGCCGAGCTGCAGGTGCTCTCAG GTCATGACTTCACAGTGTCTGCAGGCCGGACTCTTCTGCTCCCCTGCAGAGGCTCCTCCAGATATAAACAGAGGTGGTTTCGACAGCAACAAGGACAGAAGAAGGAGGTCATCTTCACCCGCGTCAGAGACGGTACAGAGAAACCAGAGAGGGGCGGGAAGCGGCTCAGCTACAGGAACGATGCTCTGCAGATCGAAGACCTGCAGCCAGAGGACGCCGGAGAGTATCTGTGCAACAGTGTGCTGCAGGCCCAACTCTCCGTCCTGGAAG TGACCTCTGAGAAAACCAGCGTCTTTTTATCCAGCAGCACAACTACGGAGTCAGCTGGAATGAAAACAG atgtgACTGaagtaaagaagaagaaaaaacctgAGAATG ctctgctgctgctctctgtcTTTGGTTTTGGGATGATGACTGTCCTGATGGTTGCTGCCTGTGTTTTACTCACCAGCATGAAGTGCatcagaaaaaggaagaaatacaaaaacgcag CAACTAAACAACAAGAAGACTCAGAGCAGCAACTGTGGATAACATCCAGACCTCAAATtg ATTATGAAGTGTTTGAGAGTCCGTCCCAGCAGGAGGAGATGATCCACTACGCTTCTCTGGGCCAACAGAACTGGAGGGAGAGACCCAGCTCTCCTCCACCAAACCAGAACCACAACAATGTTGTTTATTCCTCTGTCATCATCACACCTGCAACCAAATGTGCAGTCTTCTGA
- the LOC112449954 gene encoding uncharacterized protein LOC112449954: protein MSINPDCQTARQQPADLCDIMSAHTWIVLFICAAGCHLSSSSPAPRSPQAVHLGQNVSLTCNISSSLEITWYLLRSDQLLPLLRVTPSKLKGKEPVAKFYSVNSSHVSWTRDPDNKLFSLEILAVEEDDAGLYFCSGWCGSDVCVDKGIHLKVKGDEEDSAGGQKWQPCYNLGICILPALLSLGFLVIVGFYLCSGKLVCCCCNPASQGSRCKVTEEESLHYSSLKHPDKPRPIGRERPRFTEDMVTYSAVTSRRN from the exons ATGTCAATCAACCCAGACTGTCAAACAGCCAGGCAGCAACCTGCAGACCTGTGTGACATCATGTCAGCTCACACTTGGattgtcctttttattt GTGCTGCTGGATGTCACCTGTCATCCTCCTCACCTGCTCCCCGCTCCCCCCAGGCGGTCCACCTGGGACAGAACGTCTCTCTGACCTGCAACATTTCGTCCAGCCTGGAGATCACTTGGTACCTGCTGCGTTCGGACCAGCTGCTGCCCCTCCTCAGAGTTACACCGAGCAAACTCAAAGGAAAAGAACCTGTAGCTAAGTTTTACTCTGTAAACAGCAGTCACGTCAGCTGGACCAGAGACCCGGACAACAAGCTGTTCAGTCTGGAGATCCTGGCCGTGGAGGAGGACGATGCTGGGCTGTACTTCTGCTCTGGCTGGTGTGgctctgatgtgtgtgttgACAAAGGCATCCACCTGAAAGTGAAGG GAGACGAGGAGgactctgctggaggacaaaagtGGCAGCCATGTTATAATCTGGGGATCTGCATCCTTCCTGCTTTACTCAGCCTCGGTTTTTTGGTGATAGTTGGATTCTACCTGTgctcag GTAAACTggtttgttgctgctgtaatCCAGCGAGCCAGGGATCCAGGTGTAAAGTTACAGAG GAAGAGTCTTTGCATTATTCCAGTCTGAAGCATCCAGACAAGCCTCGTCCGATTGGCAGAGAACGACCCAGGTTTACTGAAGACATGGTCACATATTCAGCAGTGACCAGTCGCAGGAACTGA
- the LOC108251215 gene encoding uncharacterized protein LOC108251215 gives MPDQELCLEALSVLCGCKVESTSGASQLTPQDFVNVVALREFYKQEGFKKLEYPSIGTMSLEEDADMYSAPLALADGSGESLQHTVKINPQEFFHSQYDYDFTNIRDGDKKFLRGNEKYIRPCGWNRVALRVLQKYSDGDSWLGTGNDAWPVSYQGKRMDGSLGIILSHDGPPNDEPSFLEAGCASLVREETRGRGVYSTPDIKMAETYCKTFTSKVDGKNYKVLLQNRINPKNRKTCNREDIWLVYIPDGRNDVQTRAIVQESLRPYGLLLKQA, from the exons ATGCCGGACCAGGAGCTGTGCCTGGAGGCCCTGTCAGTTCTCTGTGGCTGCAAAGTCGAGTCGACAAGTGGAGCCTCGCAGCTCACCCCCCAAGATTTTGTCAACGTTGTAGCTCTCAGGGAGTTTTACAAGCAGGAGGGATTTAAAAAGCTGGAATACCCGAGCATAGGAACCATGTCCCTGGAGGAAGACGCGGACATGTACAGCGCCCCTTTAGCACTGGCTGATGGCTCTGGGGAGAGCCTTCAACACACGGTGAAGATCAATCCTCAGGAGTTCTTCCATTCTCAGTATGACTACGATTTCACCAACATTAGG GATGGTGATAAGAAATTTCTGCGTGGCAATGAGAAGTACATCCGGCCCTGCGGATGGAACCGGGTGGCCCTGCGAGTCCTGCAGAAATACAGTGATGGCGATTCTTGGCTCGGGACGGGAAATGACGCCTGGCCCGTCTCCTACCAAGGGAAAAGAATGGATGGCTCTCTCGGCATCATCCTCTCCCATGATGGGCCACCAAACGATGAGCCGAGTTTTCTGGAAGCCGGCTGTGCCTCCTTAGTCAGAGAGGAGACAAGAGGCAGGGGGGTGTACTCCACACCAGACATCAAGATGGCGGAGACGTACTGCAAGACGTTCACGTCCAAGGTGGACGGGAAAAATTACAAAGTGCTTCTCCAGAACCGCATCAACCCCAAAAATAGAAAGACGTGTAATAGAGAAGACATCTGGTTGGTGTACATCCCTGATGGCCGCAACGACGTCCAGACAAGAGCCATCGTGCAGGAATCCCTCCGTCCCTACGggctgctgctgaagcaggCGTGA
- the lgals17 gene encoding galectin 17 isoform X3 codes for MKTRLWLFILLQCFLAGCLVDDSALPSGALPLSIMSTVGSQAVLPCSWKSSQAGAGPSDCHVQWVSTPVTVFERHGEDRWQAEEYRGRLEVPQEKLGSGDCSLIINDVQIEDTGRYESFVVVDDARSKKVRVPVQSVKLIVTDNKSWDSRHPGEDFVLELRTRRSFTVVFQRRNSSEWLDLWERGDKNSERLEKHPLLEQLTVKKLMSSDEGTYKVLDENGYAVSTVQLSVTENSPTFRARQQQEKVPKDDAAKSSCSALLIICVCVLSFQTLGFH; via the exons ATGAAAACACGACTATG gCTTTTCATACTTCTGCAGTGTTTCCTTGCTGGATGTTTAGTTG ACGACTCTGCTCTGCCCTCTGGCGCCCTCCCCCTCTCCATCATGTCCACGGTGGGGAGCCAGGCAGTGCTTCCCTGCAGCTGGAAGTCCAGCCAGGCCGGGGCGGGCCCTTCGGACTGCCACGTCCAGTGGGTGTCTACGCCGGTTACCGTCTTCGAGCGGCACGGCGAGGACAGGTGGCAGGCGGAGGAGTACCGCGGCCGGCTGGAGGTGCCTCAGGAGAAGCTCGGCTCCGGGGATTGTTCTCTGATCATCAACGACGTTCAGATTGAAGACACGGGGCGATACGAGAGCTTCGTGGTGGTGGACGACGCGAGGTCCAAGAAGGTCCGGGTCCCGGTTCAGAGCGTCAAGCTGATTGTGACCG ACAATAAATCCTGGGATTCACGTCATCCGGGTGAAGACTTTGTTTTGGAGCTCCGCACACGCCGCTCTTTTACAGTCGTCTTCCAGAGAAG GAACAGCTCCGAGTGGCTGGACCTCTGGGAGAGGGGGGATAAAAACAGCGAGCGTCTGGAGAAACACCCTCTGCTCGAGCAGTTAACCGTAAAGAAGCTGATGAGTTCCGATGAAGGAACGTACAAAGTTCTGGACGAAAACGGTTACGCTGTCAGCACCGTGCAGCTCTCTGTCACAG AAAACTCCCCAACCTTCAGAGCCcgacaacaacaggaaaaagtaccaaaag ATGATGCAGCGAAAAGCAGCTGCTCAGCTCTTCtcatcatttgtgtttgtgttttgagtttCCAAACCCTCGGTTTCCACTGA
- the lgals17 gene encoding galectin 17 isoform X2: protein MYPTNYTLKISTNCSIYLYLMWCFSPCVFVIYFLFRLFILLQCFLAGCLVDDSALPSGALPLSIMSTVGSQAVLPCSWKSSQAGAGPSDCHVQWVSTPVTVFERHGEDRWQAEEYRGRLEVPQEKLGSGDCSLIINDVQIEDTGRYESFVVVDDARSKKVRVPVQSVKLIVTDNKSWDSRHPGEDFVLELRTRRSFTVVFQRRNSSEWLDLWERGDKNSERLEKHPLLEQLTVKKLMSSDEGTYKVLDENGYAVSTVQLSVTDDAAKSSCSALLIICVCVLSFQTLGFH, encoded by the exons ATGTATCCCACAAATTATACCCTGAAAATTAGCACAAAttgcagcatttatttatatttaatgtgGTGTTTTTCCCCTTGtgtgtttgtaatttatttcctttttaggCTTTTCATACTTCTGCAGTGTTTCCTTGCTGGATGTTTAGTTG ACGACTCTGCTCTGCCCTCTGGCGCCCTCCCCCTCTCCATCATGTCCACGGTGGGGAGCCAGGCAGTGCTTCCCTGCAGCTGGAAGTCCAGCCAGGCCGGGGCGGGCCCTTCGGACTGCCACGTCCAGTGGGTGTCTACGCCGGTTACCGTCTTCGAGCGGCACGGCGAGGACAGGTGGCAGGCGGAGGAGTACCGCGGCCGGCTGGAGGTGCCTCAGGAGAAGCTCGGCTCCGGGGATTGTTCTCTGATCATCAACGACGTTCAGATTGAAGACACGGGGCGATACGAGAGCTTCGTGGTGGTGGACGACGCGAGGTCCAAGAAGGTCCGGGTCCCGGTTCAGAGCGTCAAGCTGATTGTGACCG ACAATAAATCCTGGGATTCACGTCATCCGGGTGAAGACTTTGTTTTGGAGCTCCGCACACGCCGCTCTTTTACAGTCGTCTTCCAGAGAAG GAACAGCTCCGAGTGGCTGGACCTCTGGGAGAGGGGGGATAAAAACAGCGAGCGTCTGGAGAAACACCCTCTGCTCGAGCAGTTAACCGTAAAGAAGCTGATGAGTTCCGATGAAGGAACGTACAAAGTTCTGGACGAAAACGGTTACGCTGTCAGCACCGTGCAGCTCTCTGTCACAG ATGATGCAGCGAAAAGCAGCTGCTCAGCTCTTCtcatcatttgtgtttgtgttttgagtttCCAAACCCTCGGTTTCCACTGA
- the lgals17 gene encoding galectin 17 isoform X1, which translates to MYPTNYTLKISTNCSIYLYLMWCFSPCVFVIYFLFRLFILLQCFLAGCLVDDSALPSGALPLSIMSTVGSQAVLPCSWKSSQAGAGPSDCHVQWVSTPVTVFERHGEDRWQAEEYRGRLEVPQEKLGSGDCSLIINDVQIEDTGRYESFVVVDDARSKKVRVPVQSVKLIVTDNKSWDSRHPGEDFVLELRTRRSFTVVFQRRNSSEWLDLWERGDKNSERLEKHPLLEQLTVKKLMSSDEGTYKVLDENGYAVSTVQLSVTENSPTFRARQQQEKVPKDDAAKSSCSALLIICVCVLSFQTLGFH; encoded by the exons ATGTATCCCACAAATTATACCCTGAAAATTAGCACAAAttgcagcatttatttatatttaatgtgGTGTTTTTCCCCTTGtgtgtttgtaatttatttcctttttaggCTTTTCATACTTCTGCAGTGTTTCCTTGCTGGATGTTTAGTTG ACGACTCTGCTCTGCCCTCTGGCGCCCTCCCCCTCTCCATCATGTCCACGGTGGGGAGCCAGGCAGTGCTTCCCTGCAGCTGGAAGTCCAGCCAGGCCGGGGCGGGCCCTTCGGACTGCCACGTCCAGTGGGTGTCTACGCCGGTTACCGTCTTCGAGCGGCACGGCGAGGACAGGTGGCAGGCGGAGGAGTACCGCGGCCGGCTGGAGGTGCCTCAGGAGAAGCTCGGCTCCGGGGATTGTTCTCTGATCATCAACGACGTTCAGATTGAAGACACGGGGCGATACGAGAGCTTCGTGGTGGTGGACGACGCGAGGTCCAAGAAGGTCCGGGTCCCGGTTCAGAGCGTCAAGCTGATTGTGACCG ACAATAAATCCTGGGATTCACGTCATCCGGGTGAAGACTTTGTTTTGGAGCTCCGCACACGCCGCTCTTTTACAGTCGTCTTCCAGAGAAG GAACAGCTCCGAGTGGCTGGACCTCTGGGAGAGGGGGGATAAAAACAGCGAGCGTCTGGAGAAACACCCTCTGCTCGAGCAGTTAACCGTAAAGAAGCTGATGAGTTCCGATGAAGGAACGTACAAAGTTCTGGACGAAAACGGTTACGCTGTCAGCACCGTGCAGCTCTCTGTCACAG AAAACTCCCCAACCTTCAGAGCCcgacaacaacaggaaaaagtaccaaaag ATGATGCAGCGAAAAGCAGCTGCTCAGCTCTTCtcatcatttgtgtttgtgttttgagtttCCAAACCCTCGGTTTCCACTGA